The following are encoded together in the Juglans microcarpa x Juglans regia isolate MS1-56 chromosome 2D, Jm3101_v1.0, whole genome shotgun sequence genome:
- the LOC121248520 gene encoding chitinase-like protein PB1E7.04c: MDSGNSGSMQSSSGGDEEYDSRAESISAFLNTPSSHLGPLPNHPQPPSHPHHHQTQSSSSSSMFDPLSNYFDPMSSSRSVQLTNPNSLLNLDMVWSKTLRSDPNATDLCGLITPSSSTQSQPFLTNQLGGQSRDGGFCAIQIPTAPEYSPRASVSASGISGANDQAGGNNTNVVRNPKKRSRASRRAPTTVLTTDTTNFRAMVQEFTGIPAPPFTSSPFPRSRLDLFGTASSSLRSGHLDPAQPPYLLRPFAQKVQPPPFLSSSPSSSSSAPSLPFPSSSMIDVLGSDSTSNASHSTSINYQLSSDLGIMKQPHNLLNMNIQNPILNLQTLLQAQPKYTQSSSALIGSKTQGSLEIPPNDSHHKMGNVLEELGLSHQHVGTQLRGLSHIVSSDGTFSRNENNPPTSWANDTGPAHGGDQGLLRSLNGSYGNLERITNGKTSLNYSAASSSDFHGDKGPENVATRSEGMVESWICSSD, encoded by the coding sequence atgGATTCCGGTAATAGTGGCAGTATGCAATCTTCGAGTGGTGGGGATGAAGAGTACGATTCACGCGCCGAATCGATCTCAGCATTCTTGAACACACCAAGCAGCCATCTCGGTCCATTGCCTAACCATCCACAGCCGCCGTCACacccccaccaccaccaaacccagtcctcttcctcctcttccatgTTCGACCCTTTATCAAACTACTTCGACCCGATGTCATCATCACGCTCAGTCCAACTCACGAACCCAAATTCTCTTTTAAATCTCGATATGGTCTGGTCCAAAACGCTAAGATCTGACCCAAATGCCACCGATCTTTGCGGCTTGATAACTCCCTCATCCTCAACCCAAAGCCAACCTTTCTTGACCAATCAATTAGGCGGACAAAGCAGAGACGGGGGTTTTTGCGCCATACAGATCCCTACGGCACCAGAATATTCTCCACGGGCTTCGGTTTCTGCTTCGGGTATTTCAGGTGCAAACGATCAAGCTGGAGGCAATAACACTAACGTGGTACGAAACCCGAAGAAGAGGTCGAGGGCGTCTAGGCGTGCACCCACTACTGTGTTGACCACGGACACCACCAATTTCCGAGCCATGGTTCAGGAATTTACTGGGATCCCCGCACCACCCTTCACATCGTCACCTTTCCCGAGAAGCCGCCTCGATCTCTTCGGCACAGCTTCCTCTTCTTTGAGATCAGGGCACTTGGACCCAGCACAGCCTCCATACCTTTTGAGACCGTTCGCTCAGAAAGTTCAGCCACCCCCATTTCTgtcttcttctccctcttcttcttcttcagctcCATCCCTGCCATTTCCTAGTTCTTCAATGATTGATGTTTTAGGTTCTGATTCAACGAGCAATGCTTCTCACTCTACTTCCATTAACTACCAACTGTCTTCTGATTTAGGCATAATGAAGCAGCCCCATAATCTTCTCAACATGAACATCCAAAACCCGATTCTCAACCTCCAGACTCTCCTCCAAGCCCAACCTAAATACACGCAATCCAGTTCAGCTCTTATCGGCTCCAAAACCCAGGGTTCTTTGGAAATCCCACCCAATGATTCTCATCACAAAATGGGCAATGTTTTAGAGGAACTCGGTTTGAGTCACCAGCACGTTGGAACACAACTCAGAGGGCTTTCACACATAGTTTCATCGGACGGGACATTTTCGAGGAACGAGAACAATCCTCCTACCAGCTGGGCGAACGACACAGGACCGGCCCACGGCGGTGATCAAGGGCTCTTGAGGTCACTCAACGGAAGTTATGGTAATTTAGAGAGGATTACCAACGGCAAGACGTCGCTGAATTACTCGGCGGCTTCTTCATCGGATTTTCATGGCGATAAGGGGCCGGAGAATGTTGCTACAAGAAGCGAAGGTATGGTGGAATCATGGATTTGTTCATCAGATTAG